The Rosa rugosa chromosome 3, drRosRugo1.1, whole genome shotgun sequence sequence gaatcaatatttacagttaataatacttccacttggataattgattcaggtgcatcccaccatgtttgcacttcgttgcaggacctagtgggagcaaggaagcttaaagctggagaaatttccctacgtgtaggaaatggcacaagagttgatgccaaagccgtggggacttatattttgaagttaccatcaggagatacattggagttaaataattgtctttatcttcctatatgtataaagaaccttatctccatctccatgcttttgaaggatggttatagagtagtttttgataaactaagtggttttgtatctattaatgaacgcatgatatgtcatgctaatattattgatggtctctttcatctagctttagatggtagtattaactgtatgaaggaaaatgctttgggatctaagagaactcgagaaacggttaaccccattaagatgtggcaccttaaacttggtcatattagccaagatagaattcacaaattatccaaaaatggatacttagagtcattaggatctgatcctatgcctacttgtgagtcttgtctaaaaggaaaaatgaccaagtcacattatggtggacaaagaacaagagttaaagaactcttaggcctaatacatactGATGTATGTGGccccatgtccactattagtaaaggtggattctcatacttcataacctttaccgatgactactctcggtttggttatatataccttatgaagcacaaatctgaagcctttgaaaagttcaaagaatttaagaatgaagttgagaaacaaaccgacaaaagtattaaggctctaagatctgatcgaggaggcgaatacttaagcaatgagtttattgattatctcaaacaagaaggcattgtttcttcattagctcctcctggaacaccacaactcaatggtgtctctgaaaggagaaatcgaactttgttagacatggttcgttccatgatgagctatactgatctacctatatccttttggggatatgcacttcaaacagcaatttatttgttaaatagagtgccttccaagtccgtccctcttacaccatatgagatgtggcatgggaagaaaccaagtctcaatcatattaagatttggggttgtccagcttatgtcaaaagactagaagcaggcaagcttgaagctagaacaagcaagtgtttatttgtgggatatcctaaagatagtttaggatattatttctatcaacctgaagaacaaaaggtgtttgttagcaggaatgccactttccttgaaagggactatgtccttgatggaaatgttgagcaaatggtagaactcaaggaagtgtccaacaagccacaaactaacacttcatttcccgttgaacaacttcctgaaccaactataacacaaactccaagaatatctagtaggatccggatacctcccaagaggtatggtttgtgtcatgaaagccttggggagttaaatctccttggtgacaatgaaaacctgcatgatccttctagttataatgaagcaatgtcaaacgttgactcaaagaaatggcaagaagccatggaatccgagattgactctatgtataccaatcaagtctggactctcgttgaccctccacctggtattagaccaattggaaacaaatgggtcttcaagaaaaagataggctcagatggtaaaatagaaacctacaaagctaggttggtggcaaagggctataagcaaagagagggcattgactatgaagatacgttctctcctgttgccatggttaaatccattcggatattatttgctatagctgctcactatgattatgagatatggcaaatggacgtaaagactgcctttctgaatggcaaccttgaggcagagctttatatggatcaacctgaaggctttacgtctaaagatgacgttcataaagtgtgtaagcttcataggtccatctatggactcaagcaagcttcaaggagttggaacatccgttttgatgatgcagtcaaatcttttggtttcacacaaaacatggatgaaccttgtgtttacaagaaggtcagtgggagtgctgttgtgtttCTTGTACTTTATGTAATGACATCCTACtatttgggaatgatgtaggaatgttatcttcaattaaagtttggttgtccaagaccttccttatgaaggatcttggagaagctgcctatgtactaggaataaaaaTCTACAGAGATAGATCAAggagattaattggattatctcaatccttgtacatagacaaagtgttgaatagatttcacatggaacaatctaagaagggttttctgcctgtcagacatggcattcacctttctaaaaaaatgtgcccacaaacgattgaggaagtgcaaaagatgagcaagatcccatatgcatctgcaatagggagcctcatgtatgcgatgctatgcacaagacctgatatcagttatggcgtaagcataactagtcgatatcagtccaatccaggtttagaacactggaatgctgttaagaatatccttaagtacttgagaaggactaaagatttattcctcgtttatggaggtggtgatttgcaatcagagttgcaagtggaagcatacacagactcagattttcaatctgatgtgaatgacagaaaatccacatcagggtttgtcttcaccttgaatggaggtgcagtaaattggagaagctgcaaacaaagcgttactgcagattccactactgaggcagaatacattgcagctgcagaggctgcaaaggaagcagtttggatgaaaaagttcatcaatgAACTTGATGtggttcctaccattgagtcaccgattccactttactgtgacaacaatggggcaattgctcaagccaaggaaccaaggtctcatcaaaaatccaaacacatcgaaagacgtttccatatcataagggagattgttaatcgtggagacgttaacattctcaaagtagcatctgttgataacatatcggatccattcactaagcctttatcacaagcaaagctagaacaacatcttgagaagatgggtgtacgtttcatgggtgattgggtttagtacaagtgggagattgaaggaattatgtcctaaaacaatcattttgatgtaattattattgtaattattattaatcaaaagggcaagtttattgttcattgcttatatttaatatttgattgaacaatgtccaaggaatatgagttaaagagaaagtaatctaaagagttagatgtgtgagacctttactctttcacactcttatcctaaaaggttcctagtcataggattatcacttggacattgataatccggaaagactagcacatactatgtatgctcaatatggaggatgatatgtctcttgtcatttgtgtagagacactaatacaagtatgtgggtgctcttaacttaaagagtacactgaacgcgatcattagagttcttgtatggagtcttacttacatgtcaaacttgaactctaaattgcaataatacaaattagtcctttgacctgagacaccatagttgtcttatgagtgaatggattatctcttgatgatgcaataacattgtgtcccttaatggatataatagatgcattcattggtataatcaattcggtcatggagacatgtgagtgtacaataaggaatctctatccttaagtaaataaggtgtatgttcaaagatgtgattcaatgagtctttggccaaagcattgaatgagattaaaaaggagtttttaatcacattctaagaatcacataagaatgaaaatcacattaggggattgacatatcaattccataccccgatgatgtgatttagaacatagtgttagagaaggaccgtattgtattgtaattccaattgaataggttctttgtcattctacattaactagggtagtcatgatatgttgcaagacgtcactcatgacttgtgaagtccccgaggattaataaacatttataatcctaataacaagggagaatcaaaaatggagtttttgattcgtaaacaaaatagaatggtttctataaacttcactgccttgttaattagaacctaagagatcgcacaccatataagtggatcattgagattgtatatgaagaagattaaacaagagttggttatgaccaaataattaattagatttattatttggacataattaggtttttcgggtaaaaccgaacctattgggcctaaacgattgtcgggcttttcgtgtggacttgggcttcactaaatgagatttaaatgaaagcccaagacacatttttagtgcccaataacaagtatggaccagccaaaatattggctttatgaaagtcaatattttcttttagtaattggagttatttcctattatataaaagtgaaagcatggacaaagagaataagtgtgtctccacactattattttcagatttgagagagagagagagaaagagttctctcttggtccattttttcacaaaattaaaggaaagaagaacacttgcataatttcttcttttctttcatctttcttcatctcttgattcacttggtgaagatccttagaggccatatccttttgtggctttacttgttacatcaaagagaagattacaagcacaagaaggagtacaagaaggagttcttaatccaaggtgcttcaaggtggaggaaacacacacgaggagagatcaaggagaggaactttggtggttcacttggatcggattaaaatcacgctccaagggtgagtagaacataaactccctctttgttcttccttactatgcatgctatgtttatatacatatcacaataagccaagatcatgggttaaaggaatggattttatgtttagttagtagtttaatggttaaactaattccgcactaattaaaaagttttgaaatccatccattccttcaaaagGTACCTGCAGTAAAGCTTAAAGAAGGAGTTCCAATATCAAGTCTTTCAGCAGGAGCACGATCCCGTTTGGAAGTTCCCATGCTAACCGGGCATCGATCTCCTTCATGCAGGAGAAAGTGACAAGAGTTGCACATACCAACCAAATTCTCAAAGAAGAAAGATATTTCAGGTTCAACACTAGGAGCAAGTCGGAGTTTCTTCTGAAGGAAGAAAGGCTTGGATAGGTCctgagaaaccctaaccctaaccttCCCCATAGTGTCAAATAATTTTTCATCAAATTCCAAAAACTTTCCCGCTATAGACGCGATGTCTTTGATGGTATAAGGATCCTCAAAGGCGGGAGGAATGTTTGAGATTTTCACCCAGAAGAAGAGGGAATTCATTTCCACAGAGTGAATTAAAGCCATACCATCATATTCTTGCATCATAATGGGGGGCATGATTGAAACTCCACGATCCACCCCGGAGGACTTTGTTCCGATCTCGGAGTAGGTCAAAGGTTATAACAAAATTGTTGTGTTCCCTCTCTTGGATCTTGAAGTCCTTATCAAGAACCCATACTCTCCTAAAGAACCTTCTGAGATCATTCAACACATGTGGTTGTTTAGCCAAGGGCTTGACCAAGAGGAACAATTGCTTTGGGCGGCGTTGTGCACCTCCCGTACGTCGAGACAGATCAATGACCTCGTTGCTGGCTAAAGCAAGAGATGCAGCAAAGGATTCCGTGACATCTTCAATGGAAGCCATGGTGGTTTGGGCGCTGGTGTGGGAAGGAAGAATGGCACTGGCCGCCGTCAAGGGATTAGGGTTTAGGTGTGTGCAGAGAACATGCTTAGGGTTACTAAATTAGGAGATATGAATAGAAAGTactcaaagaaaacaaaatttattAGTGTGAGACTGGGTTCATAAACTCAGGATCATACCTATCACTTTGCAAGATGTTGACACCTAAAAATTCAGCCAACAAGCCCCATTCATAATTCAAAGCGAATTATACCTGCAACCATCAATGCCTCACACGTGGACCCAAACTACATTCACGTACTTGGGGCTTACAAGAACAAATGTGGTGCGGAAGGTAACGGAAATGCATGAAACCCATTATTAATTTTAAGATTATTGGTAATTTTGAACTTGGGAATCAAAAGTTAAGCTTAACAGCCTAATTCTGATTATAGATCGATTATAAGTAAGTAAAATagaaagaactcaaaaacccTTGATTACAATAGCACTTTTTTAACCCAACATCCAATCATTTTGCTTAAAACAAGACATCTCAAGTATATATCTTATACCGCATCCTTTACATAGCAACAATTCCCTATCTTTGAGCCAAGACAAAACACATGACACTAAACACTGACCTCCTTTTTCCCAGCAGAAGGATTCATGGGACATAGGTCTAAGGCCACCTCTATTCTAAAAATTAAGAGTTATAGCTGCTGTGAATGTAATAGGGGATTCGACATAACACTGACTAACCATTAAACAACCTAAGCAAATCTCCCATTTTAATCCCAAAACCATTTCCAAATCCTGAAACTCAACAACGGTTGTATAGATATGAACTTATCATGCTGTTGTAATTCTCTTCTTTTGCCATGCTTCTTCTCTCCAGAATCAATCCTTAGTTTTACATCCTTCCCCAACTCACATCTTGTCGAAATCCCTTATTCCACCTCAACCAATATGTCATTACTGTCAGGATCTCTTCTTCTGAAATTCATACTTTTCTAGCTCCTGCACCACATGCATCTTGCCAAGCCTTGCTAAAATTGCACGCCTGATTTTACTGTCGTGAACGTAAAGGAGCTGTTGGGAGCGACACAATAGCACACTTATGTGTCCTTCGAAGTTTGTCAGGCCTAATTTCTGTTGATAAGGGACGAAATCTTAGGCTCTATCCATGAATATTTCGTATAGCTCCAATCAAAAGCCCCTCAACACAAGGCTTAGAATTCAAAATGAGAAGGGACCCGAAATGAGCTAAGAGATTTCCATTCCAGGTAAACTTTGTCATTCTCGATTTCACATGGCACTCTAATTTATCGGATTTTCCTTCAACGTAAACGCATTCATCTCAGATTTCAGATTCAGGCCAGTGTCAAAATCAACACTATCTGAAAGATGTTCATGACTGCAATGCTAAGAAGAGTAGTGAATAGTGTAAAATGGTGGACTTACGCTCGTCCTATGTCTAGGATACCCAGaatcaacctttttttttttttttttttttgaaataaccCACAACCAACCTTTAGTACAGAACAAAGATACATATGCTTCATGCTTCATATGGGGAAAAGATTTCCCAAAGGCTCATTTTAACAGTAAAGAGAAAAATATCCAATCCAGACCACTATTTACGAGCAAACTAGTAACTGGGCTCTAAACGAACAGACAGAGATAGAGACCCTAATAAGAGTCAAGATTCACGTCCAAATTCAggtctctttctcttcttctggtTGAAGCGCCTTCAATAATTGGGCCCCTTTCCTCCTTCCCCTACCACTACAATCCCCTTTCAACGCCAACTCCACTGCACGGGCCACCTCCTCCGCCGGAGCTGCCGAAACCGCTTCCGCGGCCTCATCTTCAGATGCGCCACCGTATATAACCGCCAACACCCCTATTGCGTATTCCTTCCCCCGAGCCGACGTCCTgcccatcatcatcaccatcaccgGCACCGCCAGCGCGTGGGACCTCACCTCCGCCGCCCCCTCCGCCACAGTGCACATTAACTCCAGAGCCGCCAGGGCCCGCTCCGCCGCCGTATCCTCCAGCTCCAGCGCCGTCTCGACCACCGCAGACGCTGCCCCGGCCTCAACCGCCACGTGGCGGTTAGCCTCCGCCAAACAGAGCGCCAACAACACTTTCGTTGCCGGTTTTGCCCCCGCTTTGTTTTTCAAATTTCGCACCAACCCGCGCATCAATTCGGGCGGGCACTCCGGGTCGGATGGCGGGTAGGGGACCAGAGAGCGTTCCAGGAGCTGGAGTGCTGCGAGCTGCTCCGGAAATGACCCGATGCTGAGTTGGAGCTCTGCTGCATGGAAGAGCTCTTGGAGGCCGGTGGAGGAcatgggcggcggcggcggcggcgctggGCTGGACTGAAATATGGCCACAGCGTCAAAATCCTGGTCGGATCCAGGTTGTGTGTGGGAGAGAATGGGTGACTCAGGGAGAGGGAATTTCCACTGGGTGAAGCTCTGTGAGGTTGAGGAGGAAGATGATTCGGAGTCGGGCTTCGACTGGTGGTGGGTTAGGGGGTCGGATTGTGTTGAAGGAGCGGCAATTGACAACGAAGGTGGTAATGGATCGGTGGATGAGAAAGGGAGAGTTGGAGGATGAGGCGTGGTGGGGCTGAGGACTGTTCCGGTACAGTGGCCGAAGAATCCACAAGAGAAAAACTGGGTCTTAAGCTTAGGCTGCTGGGTTCTCATGGTGGTAGTCTATGCTGTAGATCTTAGAGAGAGTcacagaaacagagagagaactagattgagagagagagggagaggaaggGCACAGAAGAAGATGGTGCGACTTGTAAGTTTGTGGCCATGTGGGGAAGTGTACTAAGAAATCCCAGTATGTATGTGTCAGCTTTCACTTCGAGGGAATATAATACATTTGGGTAAAACATACAGTAAATTTCGATCCAcgtttttacttttactctgaTTCCTGAAGAGCAATCACTGATTAGACAGTGAGCCAACCACTTTCTGGACCATTGCAGTTCAATCATGGACTGCCTATGCCAGTGTACAAACCAGAAACTAAAACCTACTCGAAATAATTACTGACTACATTATTCATCACTCAACCACAGAAAGAGAAACTCAAACCAAACATAATAAGGTTGAACTGTGATCCAATATCCAGATGGGAGATCAACCACCATTTGAAAATTTTgttaatgaaaatgaaaaaagaagtATATTTCGACTTCTCTAGAGTATCTAAAAAGACGTGAATGAGTGTGACCATTTTCTTGCACTTCAAATTTACAACATGAAGACACAATCCAGATCGTCCAGACAGCTAAATAATTTGGAATTTTACAACAAAAAATGCCTCTCAAGGAAGGCATGCTCGAATTACAAGTTAGGAGTGGATCTCCTAAATTAGGTTTAACTAAGGGCAGAGAAAAAATAGTCAGAGTAAAATGACTAGACGAGAAGTTACCTCCACTTCTCTCGTAGTTCTTTTTTCTCAGATAAAATCCAGGTTACAAAGATTGCTGCTATGAGTGCAACGATGGTGATGAGAAGCAATGCATAGCTGAAATCATCAGTCAGCGAATCGTAGGTCCTTGACGGTGCGAGTTGAGTAAAAAACAGATCCACTCCATATACGAAGACAAGGGTTGTTGACTCCAGCTTGGCAGGTACTGTCACTATGCCTCGGAGTCCTTCGACTCTTAGAGCATGTGTCACATAGGACTGCAAGTACAAAATGCGAGTATAAGATTTTAATGATTAAATAGTTGAAATCAAAAGCATTCCCTTTTAAAATATAACCGGGTTGCACCCTAAATATGCCACAATTGAAATTCAGAAACTCCATGCAGGCTTCCTAGAAATCAGACTTGGCTTTGATTAGAAGCTAAGGCAGCTAGTCTTAAATAATGCATAGAGGCTGATAATTCTACATCCTTAATCGGATGCTCCGAGCTTAAGTGCTCCCCAAGAAAACTCTTATAACAAAGATGTTACATACCTGAGGAATTATTGGCAATGAATCTGTTAGAGGTATAATGCCTTCCTCTTTCTCAGCTGGTGTGGGGTTGACTGATCGACGGGGATCCAAAAATCGCTTGTCAAGTGCCAAAACCTACATGAAATTTACTCTAATTAAAGGCACATATAGCTAGTATCACTAAATGCATGCTAATACTTGCCCTCCAAGAGAAATAAAGTCTCATGATGCTCAGAGAAAGAATCTGACCTGATCCCCAATTGTACCAATAAGAAGCTGCTTTGAAGTAATACCCTTTGCTGTCAATGTCACATCTATTGCTTTTACAGAATACGTGAAAAAGTAAGACTGTGATTTCGTCACAACCTCTGGTCGGGAATATGAAGAAATAGGTGAAGTGAGATTATGTTTCCCAAGAATCAGCTTCCAAACATCCTTATTGTCCTGTTAATTAGATTTTGATTCAGCTTGCATATTTATTGAATCAAATAGACAGAACAATACATACAAGACTAAGTTTTCCAGCATACCGCACGGGACTGATCATATATCTCTATGACTGACATCTCATATCTGTGTGCTCTAAGATTAAAGTAGTGGTATACAACCCAATTCTCACTGAAAACCTGCAAGATGTATATAATGGATTAAAGAATGTCTCACATTCACACAACCATAAACAAAGTAGAAAGTACGCTTACAGCGTGGACAGGTCCCTGTGCACCATGATGGGTCATCCGATGCAATATACGACCAGTTACAGTATCGATAAGATATACAGTCAACCACGACTCCTCTGGGGTAGCTGTTCCAATTGCACCACTGCCTTTAGGTGCAACAGTTGCAACAAAGAGTAGATTCTTAGATATATACTTATACATCAGATCTTCTTCAGCAGCTATAACCTTTGCTTGAGTGTGAACCACCTACAAGATCACCAATCTCTGTTACAAAAAGTATATACAGCAAAGCCTTTTCTGAAAACTGAAAGACAAACATTTTTCTCTTTT is a genomic window containing:
- the LOC133735784 gene encoding E3 ubiquitin-protein ligase PUB23; this translates as MRTQQPKLKTQFFSCGFFGHCTGTVLSPTTPHPPTLPFSSTDPLPPSLSIAAPSTQSDPLTHHQSKPDSESSSSSTSQSFTQWKFPLPESPILSHTQPGSDQDFDAVAIFQSSPAPPPPPPMSSTGLQELFHAAELQLSIGSFPEQLAALQLLERSLVPYPPSDPECPPELMRGLVRNLKNKAGAKPATKVLLALCLAEANRHVAVEAGAASAVVETALELEDTAAERALAALELMCTVAEGAAEVRSHALAVPVMVMMMGRTSARGKEYAIGVLAVIYGGASEDEAAEAVSAAPAEEVARAVELALKGDCSGRGRRKGAQLLKALQPEEEKET